Within the Vagococcus carniphilus genome, the region AATAATAATCTCATTTCTTTCCCCCTTTTTCATATAATCATAGAATAAGCAATTTTCACCTAATAAACAACTTATTTTTTCCTTAGAAAACAAAATAAAAAGACCAAATTTAATTTTGGTCTTTTTTTGTAACTGAGCTTATTGTAATAATTCTATCTGCAACTCTTTCGAACATTTAAATTCTTTAATTTCATGTTGAGTTCTACTCATTTTTTTTAAGTCGACTTTAAATAATTGATTCGTTTCATAATAATTAATAACGTAAGAACAATCATTAAGAGCCATATAACTAATGAATTGAGTATAATCATCTTTTCCATTTTCTTTCTTCTTTATTCCTTTAGGGATAAAAACAGATGATAATAGCCGAGTTATTACGTTAATACTTTCTTCAAATCCACCAACTTTTTCAATATGTTCACTTATAAAAGCAGTGCGAATAAATCTTGAAATAGATGTATAATCACCTGGCAAGCCAAGTGCACCACTACCTGCACCGTTTCCTTTGGCTAAAAAATGATGATAAGAGGACTCTTTCAATGTTGTATTAGATAGTTGATTATATTGATTCAAATTAGTTAAATGCCAAGAAAAATCAGGACTATTTGTCATAACTTTGACAGGATTATCATAGATTATTAGACCAGCTTTTGTCGGTTCAATAACAATCGTTTCTCCTTTTTGATCTGATACTATCCAATGAAGTGGTAAAACATTACCAATCACAGAACATTCTTCAGCTTTAATAGTTTGACTTGCTATTCCTTTTTTTACCTCCGCTACCGTTTTAAAAGAACTAAGGAGCCAAGCTACTACATCATGCGGAGCTAAAAAATGTTCAGCTTCATCATCTAAAGCAGTATAATTTGCATCATCTGAAAAATAGAGAGAGGCTACACCTAACCCTTCCTCATTCACTCCATCTGCAAATAAATAATCTTCTATGTGTCTACCAGATCCAACAAAACTATACTGAACATCAAAGTTCTTTGAATCGTTATCAACATAAAATGTATAATCTTTTGGAATAAAAATAGGAGAGCCTCCAAGAGGGAATGAAAAATCCATCGTTCTTGCTAAAAAGAAGTTATTTTCTTTATTTTCGTAAACAATACTCGTACACATAAAAATCATCCTTTCTCTTTTTCAAGAGCCTTAATACCTTCACTTTAAATCTTTTTTAATAAAAATGTCAACTAAAACCAAAGTTATTTTAAATATACCTTTTGCTTTTTTTAGTTTTGTGTGATATATTTAAAAAAATGAAAGAGAGGGATTTGTATATTGAATATCTAAGCCAATTTTTTAAGCAAATTGTATGTAACTCCGTTTTTTTAACGGGATTAGTCCGCAATTTGACAGAATTGGTAAGATGACAATAAATACTCCTTCTAGCATGTTTATGTAGAATACTGTCGATTTCTTAACAATCCGTTCTGTCAAAAGGACTGATTGTTTTTTGTTTTTTAAAGAAAGGATGATGACATTATGTCTACAATCGAAATTAAAAATCTATCATTTAGTTATGATGACGCTGGATTAACATTATTTGATCAAGTTAATTTAAATATTGATACCAATTGGAAACTTGGATTAATTGGACGAAACGGCCGAGGGAAAACAACATTCTTCAATATTCTTCAAAATGAATTACCTTTTTCTGGCTCTATTAATCACCAAATGTCTTTTTCTTATTTTCCTCAATCAATCTTGGATAAAGAAAAAATGACATATGAAATAATAGATGATTTAAACTC harbors:
- a CDS encoding choloylglycine hydrolase family protein, with translation MCTSIVYENKENNFFLARTMDFSFPLGGSPIFIPKDYTFYVDNDSKNFDVQYSFVGSGRHIEDYLFADGVNEEGLGVASLYFSDDANYTALDDEAEHFLAPHDVVAWLLSSFKTVAEVKKGIASQTIKAEECSVIGNVLPLHWIVSDQKGETIVIEPTKAGLIIYDNPVKVMTNSPDFSWHLTNLNQYNQLSNTTLKESSYHHFLAKGNGAGSGALGLPGDYTSISRFIRTAFISEHIEKVGGFEESINVITRLLSSVFIPKGIKKKENGKDDYTQFISYMALNDCSYVINYYETNQLFKVDLKKMSRTQHEIKEFKCSKELQIELLQ